In Nonomuraea sp. NBC_00507, the following are encoded in one genomic region:
- a CDS encoding HAMP domain-containing sensor histidine kinase codes for MIHPSLVRGLRAQLVLVFLLVSVLSAVIAATITFRQGRTAIVARAQADALQDLRAHLASRTPDLPADPTETDLRTLALQLDRAAGIRGWRTALSYRGGPLIATGAQPPLPAQLRTQAATSTTALAQRFHRGQVPWLAVALPVTAAARPQGPPPLVVYASFSLASQQQDVDTLAAAARAGALPVALVAIVPALLAARRLLRPVRRLRTAAERMAGGSLDTRVRVTGNDELADLGRTFNTMAATLQSDAAALRDMEARARRFAADVSHELRTPLAAMSAVTEVIDADATSGRLAPLTAEALQLVSDETRKLSRLVEDLIEVSRFDAGVAVLNVDEVDVGELIGKTLALRHWRDRVRTDVAPGLRARLDPRRVDVILANLVGNALRHGGTAVSVLVQVRADTEQIAVTVSDDGPGIPADLLPHVFDRFTKGDAARTRTDGSGLGLAIATENARLHGGTLTATNAPRGGTILTLTLPRHPP; via the coding sequence GTGATTCACCCGTCCCTCGTTCGCGGCCTGCGAGCTCAGCTGGTCCTGGTGTTCCTGCTGGTCTCCGTGCTCAGCGCGGTGATCGCCGCCACCATCACCTTCCGTCAGGGCCGCACCGCGATCGTGGCGCGCGCCCAGGCCGACGCCCTGCAGGACCTGCGCGCCCACCTCGCCTCCCGGACACCTGACCTGCCCGCCGATCCCACCGAGACGGACCTGCGTACGCTGGCGCTGCAACTGGACCGCGCGGCAGGCATCCGCGGCTGGCGCACCGCCCTGTCCTATCGCGGCGGCCCGCTCATCGCCACCGGAGCTCAGCCGCCTCTGCCCGCGCAGTTGCGCACTCAAGCGGCCACCTCGACCACCGCACTGGCCCAGCGTTTCCATCGCGGCCAGGTGCCCTGGCTGGCCGTGGCCCTTCCGGTCACCGCCGCCGCCCGCCCACAGGGCCCCCCGCCCCTCGTCGTCTACGCCTCCTTCTCCCTGGCCTCCCAGCAGCAGGATGTGGACACCCTGGCGGCCGCCGCCCGCGCCGGAGCCCTGCCCGTCGCCCTGGTCGCCATCGTCCCCGCACTGCTGGCCGCGCGCAGACTGCTGCGACCGGTACGGCGGCTGCGGACGGCCGCCGAGCGGATGGCGGGCGGCAGTCTCGACACCCGCGTACGCGTCACCGGCAACGACGAACTCGCCGACCTCGGCCGTACCTTCAACACCATGGCGGCCACGCTCCAGTCCGACGCGGCCGCGCTGCGCGACATGGAAGCGCGGGCACGCCGGTTCGCCGCCGACGTCTCCCACGAGTTGCGCACCCCGCTGGCGGCCATGTCCGCCGTGACCGAAGTCATCGACGCCGACGCCACCTCCGGCCGCCTCGCGCCACTCACCGCCGAGGCGCTGCAACTCGTCTCCGACGAGACACGCAAGCTCAGCCGCCTGGTAGAGGACCTGATCGAGGTGTCCCGCTTCGACGCCGGCGTCGCCGTACTGAACGTTGACGAAGTCGACGTGGGCGAGCTCATCGGCAAGACGCTGGCGCTGCGGCACTGGCGCGACCGGGTCCGCACTGATGTTGCCCCCGGGTTGCGCGCCCGGCTCGACCCGCGCCGCGTCGATGTCATCCTGGCCAACCTCGTCGGCAACGCGCTGCGGCACGGCGGCACGGCGGTATCGGTGCTCGTCCAGGTCCGGGCCGATACCGAGCAGATCGCCGTCACCGTCTCCGACGACGGGCCCGGCATCCCCGCCGACCTGCTGCCCCACGTCTTCGATCGCTTCACCAAAGGTGACGCCGCCCGTACCCGTACCGACGGCAGCGGTCTGGGCCTGGCCATCGCCACCGAGAACGCGCGCCTGCACGGCGGCACTCTCACCGCGACCAACGCCCCCCGAGGCGGAACCATCCTGACCCTCACGCTGCCGCGGCATCCACCATGA
- a CDS encoding NIPSNAP family protein: MIVEERNYGLRPGGVTEYLRLWRDFGRQPQIHHLGEPIGVYQTETGALNTLVYLWGFSSWEDRGRRRAALMADQQFAAFRSQVRDLVHSQQNRILTPASVMEGN, encoded by the coding sequence ATGATCGTCGAAGAGCGCAACTACGGCCTCCGGCCAGGCGGGGTCACCGAGTACCTGCGCCTCTGGCGCGATTTCGGGCGGCAACCGCAGATCCATCATCTCGGCGAACCGATCGGGGTCTACCAGACCGAGACCGGTGCCCTGAACACCCTGGTGTACCTGTGGGGATTCTCCTCCTGGGAGGATCGTGGCCGGCGGCGGGCCGCGTTGATGGCCGATCAGCAGTTCGCCGCGTTCCGCAGTCAGGTACGCGATCTCGTGCACAGTCAGCAGAATCGGATCCTCACACCGGCATCGGTGATGGAGGGCAACTGA
- a CDS encoding response regulator transcription factor: MTRVLVIEDDPAVRRGVSVGLRHRGHETVLVATGEDGLAELVASAPEVVLLDLMLPGMSGLETCRRIRAFSQVPIVILSARDDDVDIVVGLEAGADDYVIKPASTEVIEARMRAVLRRTTPPASSDQTRTTHGDLLIDRVALRALKHGTQLALAPTELKLLLFLSAAPEQTFSRQQLLEQVWEHTFYGDYRLVDACVMRLRAKIEDDPRNPRYIQTVRGFGYRFGPL, from the coding sequence ATGACCCGCGTGCTCGTGATAGAAGACGATCCGGCCGTGCGCCGGGGCGTGAGCGTCGGCCTGCGCCACAGGGGCCACGAAACCGTGCTGGTCGCGACCGGTGAAGACGGGCTGGCCGAACTCGTCGCGAGCGCCCCCGAGGTCGTGCTGCTCGACCTGATGCTGCCCGGCATGAGCGGCCTGGAGACCTGCCGCCGCATCCGCGCCTTCAGCCAGGTGCCCATCGTGATCCTTTCCGCGCGCGACGATGACGTGGACATCGTGGTCGGTCTGGAGGCCGGCGCCGACGACTACGTGATCAAGCCTGCCAGCACCGAGGTCATCGAGGCACGCATGCGCGCGGTGCTGCGCCGTACCACGCCGCCCGCCTCTTCCGACCAGACCCGCACCACCCACGGCGACCTGCTCATCGACCGGGTCGCCCTGCGCGCGCTCAAGCACGGCACGCAACTTGCGCTGGCGCCGACGGAGCTGAAGCTGCTGCTGTTCCTGTCGGCCGCGCCCGAACAGACCTTCAGCCGCCAGCAACTCCTGGAACAGGTGTGGGAGCACACCTTTTACGGCGACTACCGGCTGGTCGACGCGTGCGTGATGCGGCTGCGGGCCAAAATCGAGGACGACCCCCGCAACCCCCGCTACATCCAAACCGTACGCGGCTTCGGCTACCGCTTCGGGCCGCTGTGA